From a region of the Fischerella sp. JS2 genome:
- a CDS encoding TldD/PmbA family protein → MPILLVDVQNLLSDLLKRYSSKVDYLMIRLEEAEGTDILLRGDKVETLSEAISIGGHIRAAYRGGWGFSSFNRLTTIAERIEEAIAAARMVGDEETILAPIEPVQAVCQLPLTGTDPRHISLTRKKQLCDRYCDLLKSVDHRITTTSVRYSDTSQRVIVATSEGTFIEQSWVDIEMRFAATARDGDTVQTGRETTGSRQAFEDLINLDTQVKSAAERAVAALTLPSVKGNTYTVVIDPILTGLFVHEAFGHLSEADMAYENPDLLEVMTFGRRFGPEELQIFDGAAPSGHRGSYFYDDEGTPATTTQLIQDGILVGRLHSRETAGKLGEAATGNARCLNYYYAPIVRMTNTWIERGKTPVADLFSGIKEGVYARNWLGGMTNGEMFTFSAGEAWMIRNGKIAEPVKDVTLSGNVFQTLADIEAIGDDFYWDESGGCGKGAQNGLAVGCGGPSLRIRDVVVGGEA, encoded by the coding sequence CTGAAGGTACAGATATATTGTTGCGTGGCGACAAAGTAGAAACTCTCAGCGAGGCTATTTCTATTGGTGGACATATTCGTGCTGCTTATAGGGGTGGATGGGGGTTCAGCAGTTTTAACCGCTTGACAACAATTGCTGAACGTATCGAAGAAGCAATTGCTGCTGCGAGGATGGTTGGTGATGAAGAAACTATACTTGCTCCGATTGAACCAGTGCAAGCAGTTTGTCAATTACCCTTGACAGGTACTGATCCCCGGCATATTTCCTTGACTCGTAAAAAACAATTGTGCGATCGCTATTGTGATCTCCTTAAAAGTGTAGACCATCGCATCACTACCACATCTGTACGCTACAGTGATACCAGTCAAAGAGTAATTGTTGCTACCAGTGAAGGTACTTTTATCGAACAGTCTTGGGTAGATATAGAAATGCGCTTTGCTGCGACTGCTAGAGATGGTGATACTGTACAAACTGGTAGAGAAACCACCGGTTCCCGCCAAGCTTTTGAAGATTTAATCAACTTAGACACACAAGTCAAAAGCGCCGCCGAAAGGGCAGTAGCAGCTTTAACTTTGCCATCAGTTAAAGGTAATACCTACACTGTAGTTATTGATCCGATTCTCACTGGTTTATTTGTTCACGAAGCCTTCGGACATCTGTCGGAAGCGGATATGGCTTACGAAAACCCAGATTTGTTAGAGGTGATGACCTTTGGACGCAGGTTTGGCCCGGAAGAATTGCAAATTTTTGATGGTGCAGCCCCAAGTGGACATCGTGGTAGTTATTTTTATGATGATGAAGGTACACCTGCGACAACTACGCAGTTGATTCAAGATGGAATTTTGGTAGGAAGATTGCATTCTCGTGAAACCGCAGGTAAGTTAGGGGAAGCAGCAACAGGCAACGCTAGGTGTCTTAATTATTACTATGCCCCAATTGTTCGCATGACCAATACATGGATAGAGAGAGGTAAAACACCTGTGGCTGATTTATTTAGTGGTATTAAAGAAGGAGTTTATGCTCGTAACTGGTTGGGTGGAATGACCAATGGGGAAATGTTCACCTTTAGCGCAGGGGAAGCTTGGATGATTAGAAATGGGAAAATAGCCGAACCAGTCAAAGATGTAACTCTCTCAGGAAACGTTTTTCAAACCCTAGCAGATATAGAAGCAATTGGTGACGACTTTTACTGGGACGAGTCTGGTGGTTGTGGTAAAGGCGCACAAAATGGTTTAGCTGTAGGTTGTGGCGGGCCAAGTCTGCGGATACGCGATGTGGTTGTGGGGGGAGAGGCGTGA
- a CDS encoding Uma2 family endonuclease yields MELQEGNIVVMGPSDIESSEIGAEFIRLLGNWVKPRRLGRIFDSSGGFIMPNTDLRAPDVSFVSAARLKLTVRDFANLVPDLVVEIKLKTDRIRTIEEKIKLFLQLGAQVGILINPDELTVSVYRPNGEMELLAGEDKLAIPELFPGWEVAISEL; encoded by the coding sequence CTGGAATTACAGGAAGGAAACATTGTCGTAATGGGGCCATCAGATATCGAATCAAGTGAAATAGGCGCCGAGTTTATCAGACTGCTGGGTAATTGGGTTAAACCTCGCCGACTTGGAAGGATATTTGATTCTAGTGGTGGATTTATTATGCCCAACACGGATCTAAGAGCGCCAGATGTTTCTTTTGTGTCAGCAGCAAGATTAAAACTTACTGTACGCGATTTTGCTAATTTGGTTCCAGATTTGGTAGTAGAAATTAAATTGAAAACAGATCGTATTCGTACGATTGAAGAAAAAATCAAGCTATTTTTGCAATTAGGAGCGCAGGTTGGAATATTAATAAATCCAGATGAATTAACTGTGAGTGTGTATCGTCCAAATGGTGAGATGGAATTGTTAGCAGGTGAAGATAAGTTAGCTATTCCTGAGTTATTTCCTGGTTGGGAAGTTGCAATTTCTGAACTATAG
- a CDS encoding restriction endonuclease subunit R, protein MVQIIQTQTVNITYIKEKFGLQLAESDQFFTEWFENLPEITTQEKQTLDRVKTNYLSLVERRPISEEMVKMVVLAPLLDLAGFYRSPFDIETEKSIEITLEDAGEIFRGRIDVLVIKQQFWLLVIESKSAGFSLLTAIPQALAYMLSNPDPKRPGFGLVLNGSDFIFLKLTKQNPPIYAFSDEFTLLKRENELYKVLSILKKLSQILIE, encoded by the coding sequence ATGGTTCAAATCATACAAACACAAACAGTTAACATTACATACATAAAAGAAAAATTTGGATTACAGTTAGCTGAAAGTGATCAATTCTTTACTGAGTGGTTTGAGAATTTACCAGAAATAACCACGCAAGAAAAGCAAACTCTAGATAGAGTTAAAACTAATTATCTCAGCCTGGTTGAGCGTCGTCCTATCTCTGAAGAAATGGTCAAAATGGTGGTGCTAGCTCCCTTGCTAGATTTAGCAGGATTTTATCGTTCTCCGTTTGACATCGAAACCGAAAAATCTATAGAAATCACCTTAGAAGATGCGGGAGAAATTTTTCGGGGACGCATTGATGTCTTAGTTATCAAACAACAGTTTTGGTTACTTGTAATAGAGTCTAAAAGTGCAGGATTTTCTCTTTTGACTGCCATACCACAAGCATTGGCTTATATGCTGAGTAATCCTGATCCTAAGCGACCAGGTTTTGGATTAGTATTGAATGGCAGTGATTTTATTTTCTTAAAACTAACTAAACAAAATCCACCAATATATGCTTTCTCTGATGAATTTACACTTTTAAAGCGAGAAAATGAATTATATAAAGTTCTGAGTATATTAAAAAAGCTAAGTCAAATTTTAATTGAATAA
- a CDS encoding IscS subfamily cysteine desulfurase, with protein MSNRPIYLDNHATTPVDEQVLAAMLPYFTEHFGNPSSINHVYGWETEAAVKKSREILATAINATPEEIVFTSGATEANNLAIKGVAEAYFQKGQHIITVATEHSAVLDPCKYLQTLGFEITILPVQTDGLIDLNQLEKAFRSDTILVSVMAANNEIGVLQPLAEIGEMCRGRGVIFHSDAAQAIGKITLDVQTMQIDLMSLTAHKVYGPKGIGALYVRRRNPRVQLAPQQHGGGHERGMRSGTLYTPQIVGFGKAVEIAVQAQATENKHLTQLRQRLWEQLSVLEGIHFNGHPTQRLAGNLNISVEGVDGAALLLGLQPIMAVSSGSACSSATTAPSHVLTALGHSEQLAYASIRFGIGRFNTAEEMERVGQHVISTIQSLRKQRTLVEKISQTLP; from the coding sequence ATGTCTAATCGTCCTATCTACCTCGACAACCACGCCACCACACCTGTAGATGAACAGGTACTAGCAGCAATGCTACCCTACTTTACCGAACACTTTGGTAACCCTTCCAGCATTAATCATGTTTACGGTTGGGAAACAGAAGCAGCTGTCAAAAAATCACGAGAAATTTTAGCGACAGCTATCAATGCCACACCAGAAGAAATTGTTTTTACTAGTGGTGCGACAGAAGCGAATAATTTAGCTATCAAGGGAGTTGCTGAAGCTTATTTTCAAAAAGGTCAGCATATCATTACTGTTGCCACTGAACATAGTGCTGTACTTGATCCTTGTAAATATTTGCAAACTCTCGGTTTTGAAATTACAATTCTGCCTGTTCAAACAGACGGACTGATAGATTTAAATCAATTAGAAAAAGCCTTTCGTTCTGACACAATTTTAGTTTCGGTGATGGCTGCTAATAACGAAATTGGTGTGTTGCAGCCATTAGCAGAGATTGGTGAAATGTGCCGTGGACGTGGTGTAATTTTTCATAGTGATGCTGCTCAAGCTATTGGTAAGATTACCTTAGACGTGCAAACAATGCAAATTGACCTGATGTCACTGACAGCACACAAAGTCTACGGCCCCAAGGGAATCGGGGCGCTGTATGTCCGGCGTCGCAACCCCAGAGTGCAACTAGCTCCCCAGCAGCATGGCGGTGGACATGAACGGGGAATGCGTTCTGGTACTTTGTATACACCGCAAATAGTCGGATTTGGTAAGGCGGTAGAAATAGCTGTGCAAGCACAAGCTACAGAAAACAAACACCTCACCCAACTCCGACAGAGATTATGGGAGCAGCTTTCTGTGTTAGAGGGTATTCATTTTAATGGCCATCCTACTCAACGACTGGCAGGAAATTTGAATATTAGCGTTGAGGGAGTCGATGGAGCCGCTTTGCTGTTAGGCTTGCAACCAATCATGGCAGTATCTTCTGGTTCGGCTTGTTCCTCAGCAACCACTGCACCTTCTCATGTTTTGACAGCCTTAGGACATTCAGAACAGTTGGCTTATGCGTCGATTAGATTTGGTATTGGTCGGTTTAATACAGCAGAGGAGATGGAACGGGTGGGACAACATGTTATTTCTACAATTCAAAGTTTAAGAAAGCAAAGGACATTGGTCGAGAAAATCTCACAAACCTTGCCATGA
- a CDS encoding antibiotic biosynthesis monooxygenase family protein, whose product MAMKRDKYLGIFFALGVLLSALSFTFLAQVKHLPVIAQTNNTPFQTKKAIARFWHGRTLTSKADEYYAYLIEAGIKKIESIPGNLGAQVFRRTNGNITEFTVISYWESLDAIRKFAGNDIEKARYLPRDKEYLLELEPNVKHFQVLFDARK is encoded by the coding sequence ATGGCTATGAAACGGGATAAATATCTTGGTATTTTTTTTGCACTGGGGGTATTGCTAAGTGCTTTATCCTTTACTTTTTTAGCACAGGTTAAGCATTTGCCAGTTATTGCTCAAACAAATAATACTCCTTTCCAAACTAAAAAAGCGATCGCACGGTTCTGGCACGGTAGAACCCTGACTTCTAAAGCAGATGAATACTATGCCTATCTTATAGAAGCTGGTATCAAGAAAATTGAGTCGATTCCTGGGAATTTAGGAGCGCAAGTTTTTCGTCGTACTAACGGCAATATTACGGAGTTTACTGTTATTTCTTATTGGGAGTCGCTGGACGCGATTCGGAAGTTTGCAGGTAATGATATTGAAAAAGCCCGGTATCTTCCTAGAGATAAAGAGTATCTTCTAGAACTAGAACCAAATGTCAAACACTTTCAGGTTTTATTTGATGCTCGCAAATAA
- a CDS encoding nuclear transport factor 2 family protein produces MTQESENTLKVGREAFAYFHHGLETGDWKQFLDMLTEDFTFWFPMGKFHGLNVGKQRAQEFFQYVTQSFSPGLKLTSLDRVTSNETTVVFEFRDEGMLFGEPYKNRVAVSFDVRDNKICSYREYFGSDGKSN; encoded by the coding sequence ATGACCCAAGAGTCAGAAAATACTTTGAAAGTTGGTCGTGAAGCATTTGCATACTTTCACCATGGTTTAGAAACTGGTGATTGGAAACAGTTTTTGGATATGCTCACAGAAGACTTCACTTTTTGGTTTCCGATGGGGAAATTTCACGGGTTGAATGTGGGTAAACAACGAGCGCAAGAGTTTTTTCAGTATGTTACACAGTCCTTTAGTCCTGGACTGAAACTGACTTCATTAGACCGTGTTACCAGCAATGAAACAACGGTTGTGTTTGAATTCCGAGATGAAGGGATGTTATTTGGAGAACCATATAAAAATCGGGTAGCAGTTTCCTTTGATGTGCGTGACAACAAAATTTGTAGCTACCGAGAGTATTTTGGCAGTGATGGCAAGTCGAATTGA